One genomic region from Croceicoccus sp. YJ47 encodes:
- the mutL gene encoding DNA mismatch repair endonuclease MutL: protein MARIRRLPESLINRIAAGEVVERPTAALKELVENAIDAGARQITVTLEQGGLTGIEVTDDGIGMAPDDIALALERHATSKLPDEAIEEVATLGFRGEALPSIASVARLTIESRPRAASQGWRRVVDHGETIADEPAALPPGTRIRVEDVFAKVPARRKFLRSARSEYGACHDIMRRLAMARPEIGFTLSNEGRRIFAVQPDEDLPTRVSRLIARELADNAVAIDFTRGQVDEPVRLTGLAGLPTYNRGVADHQYLFVNGRPVKDRLLTGAVRGAYADMLARDRHAVLALFLDIPTHLVDVNVHPAKTEVRFRDPQAIRGMIVSGLRQALDTGDRRSAQAPSQTAMRAWQSEPWQADLPAQTDVTRGSAFTVQESVATFGAFPTADARPHGPAGAIAAPVFEPQGRAEPAEEAPQDAARFPMGIARGQVAETYIVAEAEDGLVLVDQHAAHERLVLERLRAAGAEEGARRSQALLIPQVVELDETDCDRIEGAAEKLGTLGLVVERFGPDAMLVRAMPGAIRGGDPAKLLQDIADDIAVNGDALLLEERLDLVLATMACHGSVRAGRRLNVAEMNALLREMERTPRSGQCNHGRPTWVKLSMADVEKLFGRK from the coding sequence AGCCTGATCAATCGCATCGCCGCGGGGGAGGTGGTCGAACGCCCGACCGCCGCGCTTAAAGAGCTGGTGGAGAACGCCATCGACGCGGGCGCGCGACAGATTACCGTCACGCTGGAGCAAGGCGGACTGACGGGGATCGAGGTGACCGACGACGGCATCGGCATGGCGCCGGACGATATCGCGCTCGCACTCGAACGGCATGCCACGTCGAAATTGCCGGACGAGGCGATCGAGGAGGTCGCGACTCTTGGCTTTCGCGGGGAGGCGCTTCCATCCATCGCCAGCGTCGCGCGCCTGACCATCGAAAGCAGGCCGCGCGCCGCGTCGCAGGGCTGGCGCCGCGTGGTCGATCACGGCGAAACCATCGCGGACGAGCCCGCCGCGTTGCCCCCCGGCACCCGCATCCGGGTCGAGGACGTGTTCGCCAAGGTTCCCGCCCGCCGCAAGTTCCTGCGCAGCGCACGCAGCGAATATGGCGCCTGTCACGACATCATGCGCCGCCTCGCCATGGCGCGTCCGGAAATCGGCTTTACGCTGAGCAATGAGGGACGCCGCATTTTCGCCGTGCAGCCGGACGAGGATCTGCCCACGCGGGTCAGCCGCCTGATCGCGCGGGAGCTTGCCGACAATGCGGTCGCCATCGACTTCACGCGCGGACAGGTGGACGAGCCGGTGCGGTTGACCGGGCTGGCCGGCCTGCCGACGTATAATCGCGGCGTCGCCGATCATCAGTATCTCTTCGTGAATGGCCGTCCGGTGAAGGATCGCCTGCTGACTGGTGCGGTGCGCGGTGCCTATGCTGACATGCTGGCGCGTGACCGGCACGCGGTGCTGGCGCTGTTTCTCGACATACCGACGCATCTGGTCGACGTGAACGTGCACCCTGCAAAGACCGAGGTGCGCTTTCGCGATCCGCAGGCCATTCGCGGCATGATCGTGAGCGGCCTTCGCCAAGCGCTCGACACCGGCGACCGGCGAAGCGCACAGGCGCCGTCGCAAACCGCGATGCGCGCATGGCAAAGCGAGCCGTGGCAGGCCGATCTCCCGGCGCAGACCGATGTCACGAGAGGAAGCGCGTTTACGGTGCAGGAAAGCGTGGCCACTTTCGGGGCCTTCCCCACGGCGGACGCACGACCCCACGGTCCCGCCGGCGCCATCGCCGCGCCCGTGTTCGAACCGCAGGGCCGCGCCGAACCCGCCGAGGAAGCGCCGCAGGATGCCGCCCGTTTTCCCATGGGCATCGCCCGCGGACAGGTCGCCGAAACCTATATCGTCGCGGAGGCGGAGGACGGGCTCGTCCTCGTCGATCAGCATGCCGCCCATGAACGGCTCGTGCTCGAACGATTGCGGGCCGCCGGGGCGGAGGAGGGCGCGCGCCGTTCGCAGGCGCTGCTCATCCCGCAGGTCGTGGAACTCGACGAAACCGATTGCGACCGCATCGAAGGCGCCGCCGAAAAGCTGGGCACGCTGGGCCTGGTGGTGGAGCGGTTTGGTCCGGATGCGATGCTGGTACGCGCCATGCCGGGCGCCATTCGCGGCGGCGATCCGGCGAAGCTGTTGCAGGATATTGCCGACGATATCGCGGTGAACGGCGATGCGCTCCTGCTTGAGGAACGGCTCGATCTCGTGCTGGCGACGATGGCGTGCCATGGTTCGGTGCGGGCAGGGCGGCGGCTCAACGTCGCGGAGATGAACGCCTTGCTGCGCGAAATGGAGCGGACGCCGCGATCGGGTCAGTGCAATCACGGCCGCCCGACCTGGGTCAAGCTGTCGATGGCGGACGTGGAAAAGCTGTTCGGACGGAAATGA
- a CDS encoding MaoC family dehydratase, with amino-acid sequence MGRRGKAITGRGRCETKRNTMLYFEDMNVGEEERFGSYRVQRDEAIAFASQFDPQPFHLSDDAARDSMFGRIAASGWHTAAISMRMIVDHYRETGRAMIAGMGVDELRWTRPVYPGDTLRCETQIVDTRDSKSMPEAGLVSMAVQLFNQDDIPVCRYRSAALFGRRPRDAAPARSAPAL; translated from the coding sequence GTGGGGCGGCGCGGCAAGGCGATCACCGGACGCGGGCGTTGCGAAACAAAGCGAAACACGATGCTCTATTTCGAAGATATGAATGTTGGCGAGGAGGAGCGCTTCGGCTCCTATCGCGTGCAGAGGGACGAGGCCATCGCCTTTGCCTCGCAATTCGATCCGCAACCGTTTCACCTTTCGGACGACGCGGCGCGCGATTCCATGTTCGGGCGCATCGCGGCCAGCGGATGGCACACCGCGGCGATCAGCATGCGCATGATCGTCGATCATTATCGCGAAACCGGGCGCGCCATGATCGCGGGAATGGGTGTGGACGAGCTTCGCTGGACCCGGCCCGTCTATCCCGGTGATACGCTGCGTTGTGAAACGCAAATCGTCGATACGCGCGACAGCAAGTCGATGCCCGAGGCCGGATTGGTCAGCATGGCGGTGCAACTATTCAATCAGGACGACATTCCGGTATGCCGCTATCGTTCCGCGGCCCTGTTCGGACGCAGGCCACGGGACGCGGCCCCCGCGCGCTCAGCTCCCGCATTGTAA